One segment of Gemmatimonadales bacterium DNA contains the following:
- a CDS encoding RagB/SusD family nutrient uptake outer membrane protein, producing the protein MRRRSSNLVEWRLVGLGAALAGVLCLTLAACSDITSLKQDAPSRIKAGDLEKPENAALLVESAVGDFQCALADYIVAGGLVGDELANANLANRVWDFDRRTILPTNTVYSTETCDQGEVTVYTTLSTARFDADNVLRLLDGWTDEQVPGRVGLIATAAAYAGYSLVLLGEGMCSAALDVGPALTPTQILTEAEARFTRAIDAATAAGDDQTLNLALVGRARARLDLGNTAEAGADAALVPADFLVEATYSAAKTQRENLVFTALYRDLLYTVDVPFRDVTFGGTPDPRVSVADAGNTGADPTVEIFQPLKYPSIDSPIPVARWEEAQLILAEADVAAGDAAGAVGIINTLHTNAGLPAYGGGTPEEVMSQIIEERSRELFLEGQRLGDIIRYGLPLFPAPGTPFPVGGTATGVYGTQVCFPLPSVERNNNPNIPD; encoded by the coding sequence ATGAGGCGCAGATCCTCGAACCTGGTAGAGTGGCGTTTGGTCGGGCTGGGCGCGGCGCTCGCCGGCGTCCTCTGCCTGACCCTGGCCGCTTGCAGCGACATCACCTCCCTCAAGCAGGACGCGCCCAGTCGGATCAAGGCGGGCGACCTGGAGAAGCCGGAGAACGCGGCCCTGCTGGTCGAAAGTGCGGTGGGAGACTTCCAGTGCGCCCTGGCCGACTACATCGTCGCCGGGGGCCTGGTGGGCGACGAGCTGGCCAACGCCAACTTGGCGAACCGGGTCTGGGACTTCGACCGGCGCACCATTCTCCCGACCAACACCGTCTACTCCACCGAGACCTGCGACCAGGGTGAGGTCACGGTCTATACGACACTCTCCACCGCCCGCTTCGACGCCGACAACGTGCTCCGGCTGCTCGACGGCTGGACCGACGAGCAGGTACCGGGACGGGTCGGGCTGATCGCCACCGCGGCGGCCTATGCCGGGTACAGCCTGGTGCTGCTAGGCGAAGGGATGTGCTCCGCGGCGCTCGATGTCGGCCCCGCGCTCACCCCGACGCAAATCCTGACCGAGGCGGAGGCCCGCTTCACCCGCGCCATCGATGCCGCCACGGCGGCCGGCGACGACCAGACCCTCAACCTCGCACTCGTCGGCCGGGCCCGAGCTCGGCTGGACCTCGGCAACACGGCGGAGGCCGGCGCCGACGCCGCGCTGGTGCCGGCGGATTTCCTGGTCGAGGCGACCTATTCAGCCGCCAAGACCCAACGGGAGAACCTGGTCTTCACCGCACTGTACCGGGACCTCCTATACACGGTGGACGTTCCGTTTCGCGATGTCACCTTCGGCGGTACGCCCGACCCGCGGGTATCGGTCGCCGATGCCGGCAACACCGGCGCCGACCCGACCGTCGAGATCTTCCAGCCGCTCAAGTACCCCTCGATCGACTCGCCGATCCCGGTGGCCCGGTGGGAAGAGGCCCAGCTCATCCTGGCTGAGGCCGACGTAGCGGCCGGCGACGCAGCAGGGGCCGTCGGCATCATCAACACGCTGCACACCAACGCAGGCCTTCCTGCCTATGGCGGCGGCACGCCGGAAGAGGTGATGAGCCAGATCATCGAGGAGCGGAGCCGGGAGCTGTTCCTGGAAGGCCAGCGGCTGGGTGACATCATCCGGTACGGTCTGCCGCTCTTTCCCGCGCCGGGCACGCCGTTCCCGGTCGGTGGAACGGCCACCGGCGTCTACGGCACCCAGGTCTGCTTCCCCCTGCCCTCGGTGGAGCGGAACAACAACCCCAATATCCCCGATTGA